The following proteins are co-located in the Thioalbus denitrificans genome:
- a CDS encoding EVE domain-containing protein, with protein MNYWLFKSEPDVFGIDHLMKMPKRTEHWDGVRNYQARNMMRDGMRKGDLAFLYHSNCAEPGIVGIVEIVREGYPDFTAFDPDTKYFDPKSDPDNPRWYMVDVKFKRRLERTITLAELKEHPELEGMPLVRKGNRLSVMPVAPEHWEFILGLE; from the coding sequence GTGAATTACTGGCTGTTCAAGTCCGAGCCCGATGTGTTCGGCATCGATCACCTGATGAAGATGCCGAAGCGCACCGAGCACTGGGACGGGGTGCGCAACTACCAGGCCCGCAACATGATGCGCGACGGGATGCGCAAAGGGGATCTGGCGTTCCTCTACCACTCCAACTGCGCGGAACCCGGCATCGTCGGCATCGTCGAGATCGTCCGCGAGGGCTACCCGGACTTCACCGCCTTCGATCCGGACACGAAGTATTTCGATCCGAAGAGCGATCCCGACAATCCCCGCTGGTACATGGTGGACGTGAAGTTCAAGCGCCGGCTCGAGCGGACCATCACCCTGGCCGAGCTGAAGGAGCACCCGGAGCTGGAGGGGATGCCCCTGGTGCGCAAGGGCAACCGCCTGTCGGTGATGCCGGTGGCCCCGGAGCACTGGGAGTTCATTCTCGGCCTCGAGTAG
- the ilvA gene encoding threonine ammonia-lyase, biosynthetic, which produces MSTRYLKKILSARVYDVAHETPLDEAPLISRRLENRVLIKREDLQPVFSFKLRGAYNKIIGLSEEARERGVIAASAGNHAQGVALAAKRLGIKALIVMPRTTPDIKVNSVRARGARAILHGDVYDEAYQHAMALAEEKGLTFIHPYDDPEVIAGQGTIGMEILRQHNGPLDAVFVPVGGGGLIAGVAAYIKYVRPEVKVIGVEPEDAPTLHHALRAGRRVVLDQVGIFADGVAVRQIGKETFRVARKTVDEVILVSTDEICAAIKDIFDDTRSIAEPAGALGVAGLKKYVERTGAREQTLVAIDSGANVNFDRLRHVSERAELGERREAVVAVTIPERPGSFKLFCQAIGRRGITEFNYRMADPDQAHIFVGVQLSRGDEEREELLAMLAEKGFPVLDMTDNEMAKLHIRHMVGGRGHQVTDEVLYRFEFPERPGALLKFLSTLGTRWNISLFHYRNHGAAYGRVLMGVQVPAEERDQFQVYLDRIGYPCQEETGNPAYRMFLS; this is translated from the coding sequence ATGTCCACCAGATACCTCAAGAAAATCCTCTCCGCCCGCGTCTACGACGTGGCGCACGAGACCCCGCTGGACGAGGCGCCGCTCATCTCCCGGCGCCTGGAGAACCGCGTGCTCATCAAGCGCGAGGACCTGCAGCCGGTCTTTTCCTTCAAGCTGCGCGGCGCCTACAACAAGATCATCGGCCTGTCCGAGGAGGCCCGGGAGCGGGGGGTCATCGCCGCCTCCGCGGGCAACCATGCCCAGGGCGTGGCCCTGGCGGCGAAGCGCCTCGGCATCAAGGCGCTCATCGTGATGCCGCGGACCACGCCGGACATCAAGGTCAACTCGGTACGGGCGCGCGGGGCCCGGGCGATCCTGCACGGCGACGTCTACGACGAGGCCTACCAGCATGCCATGGCCCTGGCGGAGGAGAAGGGGCTCACCTTCATCCACCCCTACGACGACCCGGAGGTGATCGCCGGCCAGGGCACCATCGGCATGGAGATCCTGCGCCAGCACAACGGTCCGCTGGACGCCGTGTTCGTGCCGGTGGGCGGCGGCGGGCTCATCGCCGGGGTGGCCGCCTACATCAAGTACGTGCGCCCGGAGGTGAAGGTGATCGGGGTGGAGCCCGAGGACGCGCCCACCCTGCACCACGCCCTGCGCGCCGGCCGGCGGGTGGTGCTGGACCAGGTGGGCATCTTCGCCGACGGCGTGGCCGTGCGCCAGATCGGCAAGGAGACCTTCCGCGTGGCGCGCAAGACCGTGGACGAGGTCATCCTGGTCTCCACCGACGAGATCTGCGCCGCCATCAAGGACATCTTCGACGACACCCGCTCCATCGCCGAGCCGGCCGGGGCCCTGGGCGTGGCGGGACTGAAGAAGTACGTGGAGCGGACCGGCGCCAGGGAGCAGACGCTGGTGGCCATCGACAGCGGCGCCAACGTCAACTTCGATCGCCTGCGCCATGTCTCCGAGCGCGCCGAGCTGGGCGAGCGGCGCGAGGCGGTGGTGGCCGTCACCATCCCCGAGCGGCCCGGCAGCTTCAAGCTCTTCTGCCAGGCCATCGGCCGCCGCGGCATCACTGAGTTCAACTACCGCATGGCAGATCCCGACCAGGCCCACATCTTCGTGGGCGTGCAGCTCTCCCGCGGCGACGAGGAGCGCGAGGAGCTGCTGGCCATGCTCGCGGAGAAGGGCTTCCCGGTCCTGGACATGACCGACAACGAGATGGCCAAGCTGCACATCCGCCACATGGTGGGCGGGCGCGGCCACCAGGTGACCGACGAGGTGCTCTACCGGTTCGAGTTCCCGGAGCGGCCCGGGGCCCTGCTCAAGTTCCTCTCCACCCTCGGCACCCGCTGGAACATCAGCCTGTTCCACTACCGCAACCACGGCGCCGCCTATGGCCGGGTGCTGATGGGGGTGCAGGTGCCCGCGGAGGAGCGGGACCAGTTCCAGGTCTACCTCGACCGCATCGGCTACCCCTGCCAGGAGGAGACCGGGAACCCCGCCTACCGGATGTTCCTGAGCTGA
- a CDS encoding HD-GYP domain-containing protein, with protein MQDAEAVPADMLDRITGALDAALRVRDGYTHSHCGRVVTLALELGRTVGLSRAALRLLGTCARFHDIGKIGIPDEILRKPGPLSGAEYERIKSHSRIGASIIGQVDAPDMDECARIILHHHEHFNGNGYPDGLTGDEIPLCSRIIALADTYDALTSRRSYRDSMPAGGALAAMRGEVGLQFDPRFAERFFRMLGA; from the coding sequence ATGCAGGACGCGGAGGCGGTGCCGGCGGATATGCTCGACAGGATTACCGGCGCGCTGGATGCCGCCCTGCGTGTGCGTGACGGCTATACCCATTCCCACTGCGGCCGGGTGGTGACGCTGGCCCTGGAACTCGGCCGGACGGTGGGGCTCAGCCGGGCCGCGCTGCGCCTGCTCGGGACCTGCGCCCGTTTCCACGATATCGGCAAGATCGGGATTCCGGACGAGATACTGCGCAAGCCGGGCCCCTTGAGCGGGGCGGAGTACGAGCGCATCAAGAGCCACTCCCGCATCGGCGCCTCCATCATCGGCCAGGTGGATGCGCCCGACATGGACGAGTGCGCCCGCATCATTCTCCACCACCACGAGCACTTCAACGGCAACGGCTACCCGGACGGGCTCACGGGCGACGAGATACCCCTGTGCTCGCGCATCATCGCCCTCGCCGACACCTACGACGCCCTGACCAGCAGGCGCAGCTACCGGGATTCCATGCCCGCTGGAGGGGCGCTCGCCGCCATGCGGGGGGAGGTGGGGCTGCAGTTCGATCCGCGCTTCGCGGAACGCTTCTTCCGCATGCTGGGAGCCTGA
- the rpiA gene encoding ribose-5-phosphate isomerase RpiA encodes MTQDELKKAAGWAALEYVESGTIVGVGTGSTANHFIDALASIKGRIEGTVASSVASADRLKAHGIPVLDLNSVDELSVYVDGADEITRHMHMIKGGGGALTREKIVAAVARKFVCVADETKLVDVLGAFPLPVEVIPMARSYVARELVKLGGEPVLREGFTTDNGNVILDVHGLRIMEPVKLEETLNMITGVVTNGIFACRAADLLLMGTKDGVKRLD; translated from the coding sequence ATGACCCAGGACGAACTGAAGAAGGCCGCGGGCTGGGCGGCCCTGGAGTACGTGGAGAGCGGCACTATCGTGGGCGTGGGCACCGGCTCCACCGCCAACCATTTCATCGATGCGCTGGCCAGCATCAAGGGCCGCATCGAGGGCACCGTGGCCAGCTCGGTGGCCAGCGCCGACCGGCTCAAGGCCCACGGCATCCCGGTACTGGACCTGAACAGCGTCGACGAGCTCTCCGTCTACGTGGACGGCGCCGACGAGATCACCCGCCACATGCACATGATCAAGGGCGGCGGCGGGGCCCTCACCCGGGAGAAGATCGTGGCCGCGGTGGCGAGGAAGTTCGTCTGCGTGGCCGACGAGACCAAGCTCGTGGACGTCCTCGGCGCCTTCCCGCTGCCGGTGGAGGTGATTCCCATGGCGCGCAGCTACGTGGCCCGCGAGCTGGTCAAGCTGGGCGGCGAGCCGGTTTTGCGCGAGGGCTTCACCACCGACAACGGCAATGTCATCCTCGATGTCCACGGCCTGCGCATCATGGAGCCGGTGAAGCTGGAGGAGACCCTCAACATGATCACCGGGGTGGTCACCAACGGCATCTTCGCCTGCCGCGCCGCCGACCTGCTGCTGATGGGCACGAAGGACGGCGTGAAGCGCCTCGACTGA